From Deferrisoma camini S3R1, the proteins below share one genomic window:
- a CDS encoding N-acyl amino acid synthase FeeM domain-containing protein has product MGGSPGPKNSFAEDPRRDRRRSIRMGPDRGLRKPNVKVAEEAAEFETAFRLVHDVYVDMGYAEPHPSGLRATLHQLVPSTLVFLAREETLILGTVSLIFDDPGGMGLPMSALYQEELDRFREQGLRLAEVSALAVDSQYRWLLIDEEGKRRGLFWLLHQAVLYYARQKEVDHLVITVNPRHVPFYERLYLFERFGEVKPYDSVRGAPAVPLQLDLNRLPERLDRAMRESDRMFGLGRFFFRLEHGFFRGEERLPSLDPATAWRFAVEGGALARAAPSEADAFARVHGFADVAAFRVWAEAQGRERCETSEPS; this is encoded by the coding sequence ATGGGGGGTAGTCCCGGCCCCAAGAACAGCTTCGCCGAGGATCCGCGCAGGGACCGCCGACGAAGCATCCGGATGGGCCCGGACCGGGGCCTCCGGAAGCCCAACGTCAAGGTGGCCGAGGAGGCCGCGGAGTTCGAGACCGCCTTTCGGCTGGTCCACGACGTGTACGTGGACATGGGGTATGCCGAGCCCCACCCGAGCGGGCTGCGGGCCACCCTCCACCAGCTGGTTCCCTCGACCCTGGTGTTCCTGGCTCGGGAAGAGACGCTGATCCTGGGAACGGTGAGCCTCATCTTCGACGATCCCGGAGGCATGGGGCTTCCCATGAGCGCCCTGTACCAGGAGGAGCTGGACCGGTTCCGGGAGCAGGGACTCCGGCTGGCCGAGGTGTCGGCCCTGGCCGTGGACTCCCAGTACCGGTGGCTCCTGATCGACGAGGAGGGGAAACGCCGGGGGCTGTTCTGGCTGCTGCACCAGGCGGTGCTGTACTACGCCCGGCAGAAGGAGGTGGATCATCTGGTCATCACCGTGAACCCGAGGCACGTTCCGTTCTACGAGCGACTGTACCTGTTCGAGCGGTTCGGCGAGGTGAAGCCCTACGACTCGGTCAGGGGGGCGCCGGCGGTGCCGCTGCAGCTCGATCTCAACCGGCTTCCGGAACGCCTCGACCGGGCCATGCGCGAGAGCGACCGGATGTTCGGTCTGGGGCGGTTCTTCTTCCGCCTGGAACACGGTTTCTTCCGCGGAGAGGAACGGCTTCCCAGCCTCGATCCGGCCACGGCATGGCGATTCGCCGTGGAGGGCGGGGCCCTCGCCCGGGCGGCGCCCTCCGAGGCGGATGCGTTCGCCCGGGTCCACGGGTTTGCCGACGTGGCTGCGTTTCGGGTTTGGGCCGAGGCCCAGGGAAGGGAACGGTGCGAGACCTCCGAACCCTCCTGA
- a CDS encoding N-acyl amino acid synthase FeeM domain-containing protein → MISTACRRAEDFVRVSRSQDSGAVDPGPFTFAQASRWSEVRGAFSLLYRNYLSRGLIPPDGVGLRYTHFNLLPESATFVASDGGRVVATFSLIPDTRSFGLPMDTLYAEELAALRPGRRPAEISGLAVAPSYESVTLLLILNLVRMMYAYAQRTGITDLVVACHPRHARLYTRLFRFEELGPLRTYRAVNDAPAVALRLDIETAEERYRQAFGEGQGLHGFLFRQQATELPWIPLRVGAMDTDAVRQLLTLRPEMLDLLEAGEPGLAARISGWAVPTARRFLENAPTPGWFPAFVPA, encoded by the coding sequence ATGATCTCCACGGCGTGCCGTCGCGCGGAAGACTTCGTTCGGGTCTCGCGGTCCCAGGACTCGGGCGCGGTCGATCCCGGGCCGTTCACGTTCGCCCAGGCGTCCCGATGGTCTGAAGTTCGGGGCGCCTTTTCTCTGCTGTACCGAAACTACCTGTCCCGAGGCCTGATCCCCCCCGACGGGGTGGGCCTGCGGTACACCCATTTCAATCTCCTGCCGGAGTCGGCCACCTTCGTGGCGTCGGACGGGGGCCGGGTGGTGGCCACCTTCTCCCTGATCCCCGACACCCGTTCGTTCGGTCTCCCCATGGACACCCTGTACGCCGAGGAACTGGCCGCCCTCAGGCCGGGCCGACGGCCCGCCGAGATCTCCGGTCTGGCCGTGGCCCCTTCCTACGAATCGGTGACCCTGCTCCTGATCTTGAACCTGGTGAGGATGATGTACGCCTACGCCCAGCGTACGGGCATCACCGATCTGGTGGTCGCCTGCCATCCCCGCCACGCCCGGCTCTACACCCGGTTGTTCCGGTTCGAGGAGCTGGGCCCCCTGCGCACCTACCGGGCCGTGAACGACGCCCCGGCGGTGGCCCTGCGCCTGGACATCGAGACCGCGGAAGAGCGGTACCGACAGGCATTCGGCGAGGGGCAGGGCCTCCACGGATTCCTGTTCCGGCAGCAGGCCACGGAGCTCCCCTGGATCCCCCTGCGGGTGGGAGCCATGGACACCGATGCGGTTCGCCAACTGCTGACCCTGCGGCCGGAGATGCTGGACCTCCTCGAGGCCGGAGAGCCCGGGCTGGCCGCCCGCATCTCGGGCTGGGCCGTGCCCACCGCCCGCCGGTTCCTGGAGAACGCGCCCACCCCCGGCTGGTTCCCGGCCTTCGTGCCCGCCTGA
- a CDS encoding ComEA family DNA-binding protein, whose amino-acid sequence MRPEPPSGRWAVGLLVLAAVSGAVGWTVRGPVRPHPAVVPAGPTGGGWEGLLRGVPLNLNRATPEDLTAVPGIGPVRAAQIVAERDRRGGFGSVDELVEVRGIGPKTLAAVRPYLCLPSP is encoded by the coding sequence GTGAGGCCGGAACCCCCGAGCGGGCGTTGGGCGGTCGGCCTGCTGGTGCTGGCCGCGGTGTCCGGAGCCGTCGGGTGGACGGTGCGGGGCCCGGTCCGGCCGCACCCCGCCGTCGTTCCGGCCGGCCCGACCGGCGGCGGCTGGGAGGGGCTCCTCCGGGGGGTTCCGCTGAATCTGAACCGGGCCACCCCTGAGGACCTCACGGCCGTTCCCGGCATCGGCCCGGTGCGGGCCGCACAGATCGTGGCCGAGCGGGACCGACGGGGCGGGTTCGGGTCGGTGGACGAGCTGGTGGAGGTGCGGGGGATCGGGCCGAAGACCCTGGCGGCGGTTCGGCCCTACCTGTGCCTGCCCTCGCCCTGA
- a CDS encoding adenine deaminase C-terminal domain-containing protein, giving the protein MVRCDPDLRWRLIRVAQGLDAPDLLVWGGRVWNAFTGEVFEADVAVCGDRIARVGPWEGPMGDATVRIDARGFTIVPGYIEPHTHPWPFHNPLSLAEAAVCRGTTFLVYDNLLLYLALGAEAFGALAAALTDASLGRIRWVARIASQSWFPQEAEVFSEEAVLGMLGMPEFVAAGEMTRWTDLLRPDRARRLLRLIEGARGRGRFADGHTAGASRRRLPALAAAGLRSCHEAITADEVLERLRQGLWVLLRHSSLREDLEELLPALGRTRFLDRITLTTDGAKAHQIARKGLTDHLIREALAAGVPSGTAYVLATRNAAAFLGLDDDLGAVAPGRLADMNLLRDLSDPTPCVVIVGGRVVARDGRLTVPPPSRVFPWESAYAGAEPRVPVWGPDRFLLPGEVPDPFPAGRLVNAVITREEPVPLTRRGAGRWPRAGDAHVVALTDRTGSWISRGVVLGLGEGLRAVASSYTTNGGLVVAGQDPAAMADALGRLRALGGGIVVLLGNGRVEEFPLPLAGIQMPGPFGPAAEAASAFQRAMEAGGYAHSDPNYTLLFLSCDFLPDLRVTRRGWVRVKADEVVVPWEPAG; this is encoded by the coding sequence ATGGTTCGATGCGATCCCGATCTGCGCTGGCGCCTGATCCGCGTCGCCCAAGGGCTGGACGCGCCGGATCTGCTGGTGTGGGGGGGCAGGGTCTGGAACGCGTTCACCGGCGAGGTTTTCGAGGCGGACGTGGCCGTGTGCGGAGACCGGATCGCCCGGGTCGGCCCGTGGGAGGGGCCCATGGGGGACGCCACGGTCCGGATCGACGCGCGCGGGTTCACCATCGTGCCCGGCTACATCGAGCCCCACACCCACCCCTGGCCGTTCCACAACCCCCTGTCCCTGGCCGAGGCCGCGGTGTGCCGGGGTACGACGTTCCTGGTGTACGACAACCTCCTCCTGTACCTGGCCCTGGGTGCCGAGGCGTTCGGAGCCCTGGCGGCCGCGCTGACCGACGCGAGCCTGGGCCGGATCCGTTGGGTGGCCCGCATCGCGAGCCAGTCGTGGTTTCCCCAGGAGGCCGAGGTGTTCTCGGAGGAGGCCGTGCTGGGGATGCTCGGGATGCCCGAGTTCGTGGCCGCCGGCGAGATGACCCGGTGGACGGACCTCCTCCGGCCGGACCGGGCGCGTCGACTCCTGCGGCTGATCGAAGGCGCGCGGGGCCGGGGCCGGTTCGCGGACGGCCATACGGCAGGGGCGAGCCGTCGCCGGCTGCCCGCACTGGCTGCGGCAGGGCTTCGTTCGTGCCACGAGGCGATCACCGCGGACGAGGTCCTGGAGCGGTTGCGGCAGGGGCTCTGGGTGCTGCTTCGCCATTCGAGCCTCCGGGAGGACCTGGAGGAGCTCCTGCCGGCACTTGGCCGGACCCGGTTCCTCGACCGGATCACCCTGACCACGGACGGCGCCAAGGCCCACCAGATCGCCCGAAAGGGCCTGACCGACCACCTGATCCGGGAGGCGCTCGCGGCCGGGGTTCCCTCGGGCACGGCCTACGTGCTGGCCACCCGCAACGCCGCCGCGTTCCTGGGCCTGGACGACGACCTCGGCGCCGTGGCCCCCGGCCGCCTGGCCGACATGAACCTCCTGCGGGACCTCTCGGACCCCACCCCCTGCGTCGTGATCGTGGGCGGACGGGTGGTGGCGCGGGACGGCCGTCTGACGGTGCCCCCGCCCAGCAGGGTCTTCCCCTGGGAGAGCGCCTACGCCGGGGCGGAGCCCCGGGTGCCGGTCTGGGGCCCCGATCGGTTCCTGTTGCCGGGGGAGGTGCCGGACCCCTTTCCGGCCGGGCGCCTGGTGAACGCCGTGATCACCCGGGAGGAGCCGGTGCCGTTGACGCGCCGGGGCGCGGGGCGGTGGCCCCGGGCCGGCGACGCCCACGTGGTGGCGCTGACGGACCGGACCGGTTCGTGGATCAGCCGCGGTGTGGTCCTGGGGCTGGGCGAGGGGCTGCGGGCCGTGGCCAGCTCGTACACCACCAACGGGGGTCTGGTGGTGGCCGGCCAGGATCCGGCCGCCATGGCCGACGCCCTGGGCCGGCTGCGGGCCCTGGGCGGGGGGATCGTGGTGCTGCTCGGAAACGGTCGGGTGGAGGAGTTCCCCTTGCCCCTGGCCGGCATCCAGATGCCCGGCCCGTTCGGGCCTGCGGCCGAGGCTGCCTCGGCGTTCCAGCGGGCCATGGAGGCCGGGGGGTACGCCCACTCGGACCCCAACTACACCCTGTTGTTCCTCTCGTGCGACTTTCTGCCCGATCTGCGGGTGACCCGCCGGGGGTGGGTCCGGGTCAAGGCCGACGAGGTGGTGGTGCCGTGGGAACCCGCGGGGTGA